ACCCGCGGCTTCAAAAGCGCGAAGAAATCATGCGCTTCGGCCTCCCGCGCGCCGGTTTCACCGGATGCGGAAGGCCGATTTGCTTGTTTCAAGGCTGTCATACTCTCAGCCAATTGCAGTTCCTTCAAACGAACCGGACAGTCTTACTTGATGTGCGGCAGTTCGTTGAACTGGTGGAACGGCGGCGGCGACGAGAGCGTCCACTCAAGCGTCGTGGCACCTTCGCCCCACTGGTTGTCCGCAACGGTCTTCTTCGTGAAGAACAGCGTCTTGGCCATCACCACGATGAACAGGAGCACGCCAACAGCGGTGATTTCATAACCGATGGACGAGATCTTGTTGTAGTAGGCGAAGGCATCCGGATAGTCGACATAGCGACGCGGCATGCCCTGCAGGCCAAGGAAGTGCTGCGGGAAGAAGATGGTGTTCACGCCGATGAAGGTGATCCAGAACTGCAGCTTCGAAAGGAACTGCGGATACTGTTTACCCGACATCTTGCCAATCCAGTAGTACAGGCCGGCAAAGATACCGAACACGGCACCAAGCGACAGTACATAGTGGAAGTGCGCAACCACATAATAGGTATCGTGCAGCACGATATCAGCGCCGGCGTTCGACAGGACAACGCCCGTAACACCGCCAACGGTGAAGAGAAGGATGAAGGCGATGGCATAAAGCATCGGTACTTCAAACTTGATCGAGCCGCCCCACATGGTGGCGATCCACGAGAAGATCTTCACGCCGGTCGGCACTGCGATCACCATCGTGGCAGCCACGAAGTAAGCCTTGGTGTCGACGTCGAGGCCAACGGTGTACATATGGTGCGCCCACACGACGAAGCCGATGAAGCCGATGGCCGCCATTGCGTAGGCCATCCCGAGGTAACCGAAGATTGGCTTTTTCGAGAAGGTCGATACGATGTGGCTGACGATACCGAAGGCCGGCAGGATCATGATGTAAACTTCAGGGTGACCGAAGAACCAGAACAGGTGCTGATACAGGATCGGGTCGCCGCCACCAGCCGGATTGTAGAAGGTGGTGCCGAAGTTGCGGTCGGTCAGCAGCATGGTGATGGCACCGGCAAGAACCGGAAGCGACAGCACCAGGAGGAACGCGGTGATCAGGATCGACCAGGCAAAGAGCGGCATCTTGTGGATGGTCATGCCGGGTGCACGCATGTTGAAGATGGTGGTGATATAGTTGATCGCCCCCATGATCGACGAGGCACCAGCCACGTGCAGCGAGAAGATCGCCAGATCCATCGACGGCCCAGGGTGGCCGATGGTGGAAAGCGGTGCATATGCCGTCCAGCCGCCGCCGAAGCCGTTCATGCCGCCCGCACCCTCAACCACGGTCGAGAGCAGCAGCAGGATGAATGCCGGGGGCATCAGCCAGAAGGATACGTTGTTCATGCGCGGGAACGCCATG
The Gimibacter soli DNA segment above includes these coding regions:
- the ctaD gene encoding cytochrome c oxidase subunit I — translated: MAAHGNPTGWRRWVYSTNHKDIGVMYLWFAFIAGMIGFGMSGLMRMELAEPGVQFLPSVLGITEDHARHMFNVLTTGHGLIMVFFMVMPALIGGFGNYFVPLMIGAPDMAFPRMNNVSFWLMPPAFILLLLSTVVEGAGGMNGFGGGWTAYAPLSTIGHPGPSMDLAIFSLHVAGASSIMGAINYITTIFNMRAPGMTIHKMPLFAWSILITAFLLVLSLPVLAGAITMLLTDRNFGTTFYNPAGGGDPILYQHLFWFFGHPEVYIMILPAFGIVSHIVSTFSKKPIFGYLGMAYAMAAIGFIGFVVWAHHMYTVGLDVDTKAYFVAATMVIAVPTGVKIFSWIATMWGGSIKFEVPMLYAIAFILLFTVGGVTGVVLSNAGADIVLHDTYYVVAHFHYVLSLGAVFGIFAGLYYWIGKMSGKQYPQFLSKLQFWITFIGVNTIFFPQHFLGLQGMPRRYVDYPDAFAYYNKISSIGYEITAVGVLLFIVVMAKTLFFTKKTVADNQWGEGATTLEWTLSSPPPFHQFNELPHIK